ggattggatcaaatccttcaagaggcaatgggaagaatatggggtgacattgatgtgtgacagttggacaggaccaacaagaatgagtatcatcaactttcttgtttattgcaatagaagagtggtgtttcataagtccgttaatgcttctgaaaagatccaagatgcaaactacattgagagcttgatggacactatggtagaggagattggaccacagtatgttgtacaaataataaccgacaatggagcgaatttcaaaaaggccggtttgcaattgatggaaaaaagaaaaactttgttttggactccatgtgcagctcattgcatagatctaatgttgaaggatattggtgagttggatgcggtcaaaaaatgtgtagctcgagcacaatcaattacaaaatttatatataatcatcattgggtccacgcattaatgcaaaagtatgtaaatggtGAGGTACTTCGACCTGGAATAactcggtttgctaccaattttattgcattaaaatcattacagcaaaaaaggcaaggcttgaaggcaatggctagctcacaagagtggtctgaatccagatattcaaaattgagtgatggaaagaagatagaaaaggtcattctttcctctagattttgggatagtatagcagaaatcataaaaggtgtggaaccactttatattgtcctccgtaaggtcgatatggacaagcgtccacaaatgccgtatcttaaatatatgttgatttcagcaagagaggaggtcaggaaagcattcaaagatgattttaaggccgaccaatacgtacgaatcattgatcgtcggaccgatgttcatatggatcaagatatccataatgcaggtaaattcatattcagaataatttaatttattattatttagataataaaaaatcatactaacaaaattatgttttgcagcgtattatctaaacccagcaattcaatatcgatatgctctcggaacgcaaaataatttcctaacgacactacgaaatgttatatatcggctcttgccaaacactaccgaggcaaccgatgctcttatggagggtcgattatttcgagaaacaattggttcattctccgacgttgtagctgtatcgtgccgttacactatggatcctggtgaggaaaagttatgcatattgattatcaattatatttaatgttgattatttgttatgctaataaaatcttatttatatctttttgcagtcgagtggtggctacaatttggaggcgatgcaccacatttaaggaaggttgccgttcgtatactttcacagacaacaacatctagtggttgcgaacgtaattggtcaacgtttgcattgattcatacgaaggtccgcaacagactctcctacagacggttagagaaactagtatttgtccattataacatgcggctaaaattgcgatgtgctgagttggataaggagccagaggaaccagatattgatcccattgacctccaattctacaacgaagattcagagccaatgttagattgggttgaagcagcagagaaccaagaggatcctctacttgatgaggcgggagatcctcagcgtccttcgcgttttatcaccgaggcaatagaagaagaagaagaagcacaaccccaacaggtggaaaatccccctcgattacaacatggtatgAGTCAAACTACTCGAGGAAAGGCACACTCGTctgcccaacgtgcaaaggcaaaggggaaggcagtagcatcagttgcatcgttggaaagaatcgagtcgggcgacgagacaccttcacaatcacattctctttctcgctcggtccagagacatgacagcaacacggacagcagtgcctcgacagatgatggcggtgatgccgggcagtcgttggtctcgtctacacaacttgagggtggtgaatggaccgaggagcaatattttacacatgccactcaagattcagatcatggaactcgacaaggtactggtcaagtttatgcgcgaaaggggaaggggaaggcagtggatgaatatgaacaaatgcgacagagtaTACATGATAttgacacagaaagagactcatcgtattcacagcaatcgtattatggagaatcatatgggcaacaacagtatggtgatagttggacatccttctctgagcaacagcatgatacagaacaacatcaatatatgcctcaagagctgcctcggacaaatatgattcatgacgatcaatctacgatcagcaccacattgatgcatcaatggcatacggtgtatcaatacactatgtcatgggatcaatttcatgattgggtccaacaaacgtatcatattgatatgtatcggatcgaggaccctgatccaccacccgtggaggcccgtcgttcgttttggtggtagaattaacaatcaggtatatctagatatatgattatttaattcatttgaattttagagtttatattgtaacaaaatagtctaacaattcaactaatttttctgtagatatttcaatctataacgagctgaaatacgaacctcgaacaagactacctcaaagcccgaaaaagatatgtgatgctattcttacctaatttacattgattttgctaaacttatactattactatatttatttgtaacttgaaaaccctatcctaactttttttttaattttcaggtattttcggaggggtaaatcggtgaaatcgggtgtaccgctcggtacacctcggtataccggtcggtacacccgtaccgtaccgtaccgagcgcgggtcgaaacgccggtacggtacggtacggcgaaccttggtagAAGCCCAGGTTAATTTGAGAACAAAATGCCCACTATTCTTTGTTCTTGCTatagtccttggacatgaatttCATGTCACAAGCGAAGTGCCAAACACATTGGGTTGTCTTACCTAACCAGTTGATATGAGAAAACCATACAAGGAGAGGAAATGAGTTAAAAAAAGGTAGATAAAAGAGATAGGAGGTATTCAGATGGTTCTTAGAGGATATTGACAAGCTTAGAGTTTCTTTGGGATCTGACTGACAACTTTTCACATCTTCTAATAGGTGTTATGTGCATGCTATAGAATATTAGGCTTTTTGCATTGTATCTCTGATTGCAGATATTCCAAGATGCTTGACTTCCAAGGATAGATGCATATGATTGCAGATCTAGGGCTCTATTTATCAACTGTTTGCACTCGATTCCCTCTTCTGCTCCTGATATTTGCTGTTCTTAAATTAACAGTTATATCTGCAATTTGATTTCTTCATATATTTGTCATGTTCCTTGCAACTCAAAGGCCATTGTCCTTCTGTGCAATGTAGCAATTGATCATACATCATCATCTTTGAGTTCTTGATTTTCTTGCTGCTAACAATTGATGATACCATCTTTAAGAAACCATATACATAATGACATTTAGTTTTTCTCATAATAGCATTCCCCTATGCgacttgaattatgaatctttTTTGAAGGATTATACAAGACACGAAACCCGCTTCCTATCTTGCAAATCGGCTAGAGTTGTCTTGTCAAGCATGGAGGTTGTTGCACAATCAATGGGCTTTAAGACTCACAATCGTAATTATAAGGTGATACGTTACTGAGTCACTGATTTGGAATGGTTGCTGTTCTATGTGCATTAAAAGACTTATTAATTTGATTTGCAGCTTTACCTGTGTTCATAGTATCTAGAAACTTAGCTTACAACAGTTTTCTCTCATTACTGAATTATATTTCCATTTTGAATTGTTCTTAGTTCAAATAAGACCTCAAGAATGGATTGTAGTTATCACTTATCAGATTATAGAACATATACATAAGTAAGAATTGTCAATCCATTTGTAATATTCTCCAATAATTGAAATTGCTACTTTTGTTAATAATGTTATAACAAGAATAATATAATTTGAGATGATTAGATGCTTATCTAAAATAATTCTCACATTGTCCAACTCCATTCTGCTCCTAGTGCTCTGGAAGTTCTTGTTCAACTGCAGGAGTTGATAGGTACATGTAAGATGCTAATGAAGAAAGATGGCTGGTCAATTATTCTTGAGAACTTTCTGCTAAATCCTTGTGCTTATGTTATTTAGTAAAAGTTTCGTTGTTAATTGGATCATCTTGAGATCAATACACATGCTTCCTAGATGGGAAATGAATAATTAGTTGTTCAAAACAGcactactgttaatatactggaaGGCAAAAAAAGTGGCCGTCGttatatttgtttattttatttatttttatcactcTTTAGATGCAATTTGTATTTGACTCTGTTCATCTTTTTTAGTGGTTGTAATGTTAGTGAACCTACAGATAGTTGGATGTTTACTTCCCAATCTCTGATGTGATGCCAATCTGCAGATGAGGGTAGAAGGCCTCACAGCAAATAAAGCCACTCATCTTTCAGTTATGATAGAAGTAAGTTAGCTACTTTATTTTCTAATGTGTACAACCGTTGTTAGCATATAGTGTTTTGGTGATGCATTGAATGTTCTGTAATATTCATTTGATTTCTTTTTCCTGGAAATTGAATCAGATCTTTGAAATAGCTCCATCATTTTTAATGGTGGAAATTCAGAGAGCAGCAGGAGAAGCAGCAGATTATCTCAAGGTTAGTCTTAATTGCCTGCTGTCCGAGATTAACTTTTAAGTGAATAGGATAAATGCCATTCTTGTATCTTCTGTTTTGTTTCTTTAAGCATACATACTCACTATTCATTTTTTTAGTATTTGTTATTCAATGTGGCAGAAGGGATTCAAATTTCAAACTATTAAGGCTTTGTCTGATTTGGAGATTCCTTGGATATTTCCTTTGAAATATGAGGATTTCAAGCCAACACCCTCTTTTCCCACCAGTAAATAGGCAACTTAGAGATGTTAGTCAAGGATTTGGATTCTTGTGGTACCCAATGACCAACAAAACATGAAAAGGAGATTCGAATATGGAAATCCCAGGTTGGAATTTCAATAATGCAGCCAAATAAAACAATGGAGACTAGGACTGATAATAGGCTTGAGTTGGTTCAATTCGTGGAGTCAAGCC
The DNA window shown above is from Musa acuminata AAA Group cultivar baxijiao chromosome BXJ2-4, Cavendish_Baxijiao_AAA, whole genome shotgun sequence and carries:
- the LOC135609948 gene encoding uncharacterized protein LOC135609948 isoform X1, coding for MAPKEQPHDDAWVHARKLDGNRHHWQCIYCDYIGKGGGITRVKMHLAGGYPDVAKCKKVPTEIRKLFQSKLKQTKEDTLKKKARVEEEYHRATQEPVYDQYEGCGDEVDPDLTAGIRASLEHQYTVDEAMRHRRPDSQFEHGTGSGIQRSTSMRQPTAPSQLGRTSSMRYGGLRGFMRGLGRRSAPDIVDIDPQAYPPQTAKQTRIDDAYTKEKKRDIGKAISKWFNFHRIPANTAKGPYYQSMISSIQKSGTGIQPPTPKEIHGVYLEEEVAEIKDWIKSFKRQWEEYGVTLMCDSWTGPTRMSIINFLVYCNRRVVFHKSVNASEKIQDANYIESLMDTMVEEIGPQYVVQIITDNGANFKKAGLQLMEKRKTLFWTPCAAHCIDLMLKDIGELDAVKKCVARAQSITKFIYNHHWVHALMQKYVNGEVLRPGITRFATNFIALKSLQQKRQGLKAMASSQEWSESRYSKLSDGKKIEKVILSSRFWDSIAEIIKGVEPLYIVLRKVDMDKRPQMPYLKYMLISAREEVRKAFKDDFKADQYVRIIDRRTDVHMDQDIHNAAYYLNPAIQYRYALGTQNNFLTTLRNVIYRLLPNTTEATDALMEGRLFRETIGSFSDVVAVSCRYTMDPVEWWLQFGGDAPHLRKVAVRILSQTTTSSGCERNWSTFALIHTKVRNRLSYRRLEKLVFVHYNMRLKLRCAELDKEPEEPDIDPIDLQFYNEDSEPMLDWVEAAENQEDPLLDEAGDPQRPSRFITEAIEEEEEAQPQQVENPPRLQHGMSQTTRGKAHSSAQRAKAKGKAVASVASLERIESGDETPSQSHSLSRSVQRHDSNTDSSASTDDGGDAGQSLVSSTQLEGGEWTEEQYFTHATQDSDHGTRQGTGQVYARKGKGKAVDEYEQMRQSIHDIDTERDSSYSQQSYYGESYGQQQYGDSWTSFSEQQHDTEQHQYMPQELPRTNMIHDDQSTISTTLMHQWHTVYQYTMSWDQFHDWVQQTYHIDMYRIEDPDPPPVEARRSFWW